The Herminiimonas arsenitoxidans genome window below encodes:
- a CDS encoding efflux RND transporter permease subunit codes for MAVSDRSIDLPVITDLSKFDRNSGSWLERFIFNHRAIMVGICVLMTAFLGWHASKLPVNASFDKMIPGSHPYIKNYMENRESLRGMGNSIRISLENTSGDIFDKDYLETLRSINDKVYLMPGVDRAFMRGLWTSSLRWTEITEEGYRGGAVMPERWDGSEDSTKQLQINIARAGIVGSFVADNLKSSVIFVPLVEKNPETGAQLDYAEFSRQLEREVRSMQTDKFKVHIVGFAKLAGDLIDGLYDVMMYFGLSALIAAVFVLLYTRCIRSTVLLVVMALLGVVWLLGLLQLMGYVLDPYSILVPFLIFAIGLSHGAQKMNGIMQDVGRGTHKYVAARYTFRRLFMAGLAALLTNIVGFAVLMIIDIPAIREMALTTSVGVTVLIFTKLVLIPVMLSYTGVSEKAAKRSVMNEDKAATTGIFRFIRAGLISLCERRNAIIVILIAIGLASMAMVVRKDIQIGDLDPGAPELRPDSRYNKDVAFITANYGLSTDQFVVMLKTKQGECYSYPTLVEADRLGAALRQVPGVQTTFSLADGIRRGTSGMFEGSPKWQAISRNANNRAQAFNIFQGDRPDLADRTCAVTPLIAYLSDHKAGTLTRVVQEVEAFSAAHGSPDREFLLAAGNAGIEAVTNIVVKKSFWTMHFVLYGAVTLLCLITFRSWRATLVAIIPLLLTSILCEALMVWLNIGIKVAVLPVIAVGVGVGVDYALYLLSIQLAMQRRGATLAEAYAHSLDFTGKIVALVGMTMAAGVITWAWSPIKFQADMGILLTFMFIWNMVGALLLIPALSYFLLRTSADRDNAKAAKGVKAEDAKTEESVRSAMISGLSVNN; via the coding sequence ATGGCAGTATCGGACCGGTCAATTGACTTGCCAGTGATTACGGACTTGAGCAAGTTCGACCGTAATAGCGGATCGTGGCTTGAGCGATTTATTTTCAATCATCGTGCCATCATGGTTGGCATTTGTGTGCTGATGACGGCATTTCTCGGATGGCATGCTTCCAAGCTGCCGGTCAATGCCAGCTTCGACAAAATGATTCCGGGCTCGCATCCGTATATCAAGAATTACATGGAGAACCGCGAATCGTTGCGCGGCATGGGCAACTCGATTCGTATCTCCCTGGAAAATACCAGTGGCGATATCTTCGATAAAGATTATCTGGAAACCTTGCGTAGCATTAACGACAAGGTATATCTGATGCCTGGCGTTGATCGCGCGTTCATGCGCGGGCTCTGGACTTCAAGTCTGCGCTGGACAGAGATTACGGAAGAGGGCTATCGCGGTGGTGCCGTCATGCCGGAGCGCTGGGACGGTAGTGAAGACTCGACCAAGCAATTGCAGATCAATATCGCACGTGCCGGTATCGTCGGTAGTTTCGTTGCTGACAATCTGAAATCCTCGGTGATCTTTGTGCCGCTGGTCGAGAAAAATCCGGAGACTGGTGCGCAACTGGACTATGCAGAATTCTCGCGTCAGTTGGAGCGTGAAGTCCGCTCGATGCAGACCGACAAGTTCAAGGTTCACATCGTCGGCTTCGCCAAATTGGCCGGCGATCTGATTGATGGTCTGTATGACGTGATGATGTATTTCGGCTTGTCCGCCCTGATTGCTGCCGTGTTTGTGTTGCTCTATACGCGCTGCATACGCAGTACCGTTTTGCTGGTGGTGATGGCATTGCTCGGTGTGGTGTGGTTGCTAGGCTTGCTGCAATTGATGGGCTATGTGCTTGATCCGTATTCGATACTGGTACCGTTCCTGATCTTTGCCATCGGTTTGTCGCACGGCGCGCAAAAGATGAACGGCATCATGCAGGATGTCGGGCGCGGCACTCATAAATATGTTGCCGCACGCTATACCTTCCGACGTTTGTTTATGGCCGGACTTGCTGCATTGTTGACTAATATCGTCGGTTTTGCCGTGCTGATGATTATTGATATTCCGGCGATACGTGAAATGGCACTGACCACCAGCGTCGGCGTAACAGTGTTGATTTTTACCAAGTTGGTGCTGATCCCGGTGATGTTGTCTTATACCGGCGTGAGTGAAAAGGCGGCAAAACGTAGCGTGATGAATGAGGACAAGGCCGCGACGACAGGCATTTTCCGTTTCATACGCGCTGGTCTGATCAGCTTGTGCGAACGGCGCAATGCCATCATTGTTATTCTGATAGCAATCGGCCTGGCTAGCATGGCGATGGTGGTGCGTAAGGATATTCAGATCGGCGATCTGGATCCCGGCGCACCGGAACTACGGCCTGACTCACGATACAACAAAGACGTTGCGTTCATTACTGCCAACTACGGTCTTTCTACTGATCAGTTTGTGGTGATGCTGAAGACCAAGCAGGGCGAATGCTATTCCTATCCGACGCTGGTCGAAGCGGACCGTTTGGGCGCTGCACTGCGTCAGGTACCTGGCGTGCAAACTACATTCTCCTTGGCTGACGGTATCCGCCGCGGAACTTCGGGCATGTTTGAAGGCAGTCCTAAATGGCAGGCGATTTCTCGCAATGCAAACAATCGCGCTCAGGCATTCAATATTTTCCAAGGGGATAGACCTGATCTGGCTGACCGTACTTGTGCCGTCACGCCACTGATTGCGTATCTGAGCGATCACAAGGCTGGGACGCTAACTCGCGTAGTGCAGGAAGTGGAAGCTTTTTCTGCCGCACACGGTTCTCCTGATCGCGAATTTTTGCTTGCTGCGGGTAATGCCGGTATTGAAGCGGTGACCAACATCGTAGTCAAGAAGAGTTTTTGGACCATGCACTTTGTGTTGTACGGTGCAGTGACTCTGTTGTGCTTGATTACCTTCCGTAGTTGGCGCGCAACCCTGGTGGCGATCATTCCACTGCTGTTGACATCCATTCTGTGCGAAGCGCTGATGGTCTGGCTCAATATTGGTATCAAGGTCGCTGTACTGCCGGTGATTGCAGTCGGCGTTGGCGTTGGCGTCGACTATGCCTTGTATCTGTTGAGCATCCAGTTGGCGATGCAACGTCGCGGGGCAACGCTGGCAGAGGCTTATGCGCATTCGCTGGATTTCACCGGCAAGATTGTTGCGTTGGTCGGCATGACGATGGCTGCCGGCGTCATCACCTGGGCTTGGTCACCGATCAAGTTCCAGGCTGATATGGGAATCTTGCTGACCTTTATGTTCATCTGGAATATGGTCGGTGCGCTGCTCCTGATTCCTGCCTTGTCTTATTTCCTGTTGCGCACTAGCGCTGATCGCGACAATGCCAAGGCTGCGAAAGGCGTCAAGGCGGAGGATGCCAAGACCGAAGAATCCGTCCGCTCGGCAATGATATCGGGCCTCTCTGTGAATAACTAA
- a CDS encoding enoyl-CoA hydratase-related protein, producing MQWLYDNPKEFYRCVREAKRVVMGMLECDKPIIGKINGDAIGLGSTVALFCDMIFAADTARFGDHTITLA from the coding sequence ATGCAGTGGTTGTACGACAATCCGAAAGAGTTCTATCGTTGCGTGCGTGAAGCCAAACGCGTTGTCATGGGCATGCTGGAATGTGACAAACCTATCATCGGTAAGATCAATGGCGATGCTATTGGTTTGGGCTCAACCGTCGCCTTGTTCTGCGACATGATCTTTGCAGCTGACACTGCTCGCTTCGGTGATCACACAATAACGTTGGCCTGA
- a CDS encoding enoyl-CoA hydratase-related protein, whose product MGYARAKHYLLTGEKIDAKEAAKIGLINGAMPAAELDAYVDQYVDKLAALPTQSLRWSKSTINVPLRQMAASMMDVGMAYENVAARTADHVEAISAFREKRKPAFTGK is encoded by the coding sequence ATTGGCTATGCACGTGCCAAACACTATTTACTGACTGGTGAAAAGATTGATGCCAAGGAAGCGGCCAAGATCGGCCTGATCAACGGTGCTATGCCGGCTGCTGAGCTGGATGCTTATGTCGATCAATACGTGGATAAACTGGCGGCGTTACCGACGCAATCTTTGCGCTGGAGCAAGTCGACCATCAATGTGCCGTTGCGCCAGATGGCTGCGAGCATGATGGATGTTGGCATGGCATACGAAAATGTTGCTGCACGTACCGCAGATCACGTAGAGGCGATTTCGGCATTCCGCGAAAAACGTAAACCGGCTTTCACGGGCAAGTAA
- a CDS encoding metal-dependent hydrolase produces the protein MKVRFPKLDFSKVRAHWASSIEFSQRYNSASTVPAHIEPYLVKVMIQAKKVLDPKHKKLHEDLDIFIKQEVQHCKQHLAFNNSLYAQGYEGMKAIEDVYRADYDRFLKEKSLRFNLAYAEGFEAMGSASALVFFEDLGDLLDGADKEAVDLWKWHLAEEFEHREVAFQVYQAICGRGFFAWLYRLYGLFYAVKHPYPYDDIGRIPDQSGSQRYDT, from the coding sequence ATGAAAGTACGCTTCCCCAAGCTGGACTTCTCCAAGGTGCGTGCCCATTGGGCCAGCAGCATAGAGTTCTCGCAGCGCTATAACTCAGCATCCACAGTGCCCGCTCATATCGAACCATATTTGGTCAAGGTCATGATACAGGCCAAGAAGGTCCTCGATCCCAAACATAAAAAGCTGCATGAAGATCTGGATATCTTCATCAAGCAGGAAGTCCAGCATTGCAAGCAGCATCTGGCATTCAATAATTCCCTGTATGCCCAAGGCTACGAAGGAATGAAAGCGATCGAAGATGTTTATCGCGCTGACTACGATCGCTTCCTGAAAGAGAAATCACTGCGTTTTAACCTGGCCTATGCCGAAGGTTTCGAGGCCATGGGCTCTGCATCTGCTCTGGTGTTCTTTGAAGATTTGGGTGATCTGTTAGATGGGGCCGATAAGGAAGCTGTCGATCTGTGGAAATGGCATCTGGCAGAAGAATTTGAACATCGGGAAGTTGCATTCCAGGTGTATCAGGCTATCTGTGGTCGTGGCTTCTTTGCCTGGCTGTATCGCTTGTATGGTCTGTTTTATGCCGTCAAACATCCGTACCCATACGACGATATTGGAAGAATTCCTGATCAGTCAGGATCGCAAAGGTATGACACCTGA
- a CDS encoding cysteine hydrolase family protein, producing the protein MIRGLNKGQKAALLISECQRGVIEAELSSFPGLVEQVNTRGIVKKISRLADEFRAAGLPVVHLHVVHRTDYADLPVTSVIMGMSVKNGRMKIGSVDVESVPELPVQPGDILHARSYSLVAFHGTDLDQILRNMGVQTVVLAGVSTNVAINGSALCASDLGYQVVVPEDCIAGASAESHAFLSKQLLPLYTTVTNSDTVIEVIGQYHPA; encoded by the coding sequence ATGATAAGAGGGTTGAACAAAGGGCAGAAGGCAGCTTTGCTGATCAGTGAGTGCCAGCGTGGTGTGATCGAAGCAGAATTGTCATCGTTCCCCGGATTGGTTGAACAAGTCAATACGCGTGGCATCGTCAAGAAAATTTCACGACTTGCAGATGAATTTCGTGCAGCCGGACTGCCTGTTGTGCATCTGCATGTGGTGCATAGGACAGACTATGCGGATTTGCCGGTGACCAGCGTCATCATGGGTATGTCGGTCAAGAATGGCCGCATGAAAATCGGTAGTGTGGATGTCGAATCGGTGCCGGAACTGCCGGTACAGCCTGGTGACATTCTGCACGCCAGAAGCTACAGTCTGGTTGCATTTCACGGCACAGATCTCGATCAAATTCTGCGTAATATGGGTGTGCAGACGGTGGTTCTTGCTGGTGTTTCTACCAACGTCGCCATAAATGGTTCGGCGCTTTGTGCATCTGATCTAGGTTATCAAGTGGTCGTGCCGGAAGATTGCATTGCCGGTGCATCGGCCGAGTCGCATGCTTTTTTATCAAAGCAACTTTTGCCGCTATATACGACAGTGACAAACAGCGATACGGTGATAGAGGTTATTGGCCAATATCATCCTGCTTGA
- a CDS encoding NAD(P)/FAD-dependent oxidoreductase, which translates to MRTLNDVQGMREHFVAGARLLIIGAGYIGLEVAAVAIKSGLQVSMLETQSRVLARVAAPAISSFFEKLHRDAGVEIRVDAQIENIQLDKNGNIQSVNLADDSEIAVDLIIAGVGVIPNCELASNACLEVDNGIVVDEFMCTSDPDILAIGDCSNHPNPIYARRIRLESVPNALEQARVAAAVICGKPQPYASIPWFWSDQYETKLQMTGLSQGYDRTVTRGSPEDKSFAVFYLQNDVVISADCLNRPQEFMLAKKLVALRRAVDPAQLADENLPLKSLLESLSA; encoded by the coding sequence TTGCGTACGCTGAACGATGTACAAGGCATGCGCGAACATTTCGTCGCAGGAGCACGACTGTTGATCATCGGTGCCGGCTATATCGGCCTCGAAGTCGCTGCCGTCGCGATCAAATCCGGCTTGCAAGTCAGCATGTTAGAAACGCAGTCACGCGTGCTGGCGCGTGTGGCAGCGCCTGCCATCTCGAGCTTCTTCGAAAAGTTGCATCGCGATGCGGGTGTCGAGATACGTGTTGATGCTCAAATTGAAAATATCCAACTAGACAAGAACGGCAACATCCAGTCGGTCAACCTCGCTGACGACAGCGAAATTGCCGTCGATCTGATCATTGCGGGCGTCGGTGTCATTCCCAATTGTGAACTGGCCAGCAATGCATGTCTTGAAGTCGATAACGGCATCGTGGTCGATGAATTCATGTGCACGTCCGATCCGGACATTCTTGCCATAGGCGATTGCTCCAATCATCCGAATCCCATCTATGCGCGTCGCATACGCCTGGAATCAGTGCCGAATGCACTGGAACAGGCACGCGTCGCTGCAGCTGTCATTTGCGGGAAACCGCAGCCATATGCATCGATCCCTTGGTTCTGGTCCGACCAGTACGAAACCAAGCTGCAAATGACCGGCCTGTCGCAGGGATACGATCGCACCGTGACGCGTGGTTCGCCAGAGGATAAATCCTTTGCCGTTTTTTATCTGCAAAACGATGTTGTGATTTCGGCTGACTGTCTTAATCGCCCTCAAGAATTCATGCTGGCGAAAAAACTGGTCGCGCTACGCCGCGCTGTTGATCCGGCACAATTGGCAGATGAAAATCTGCCGCTGAAGTCTTTACTGGAATCGCTCTCCGCCTGA
- a CDS encoding FAD-dependent oxidoreductase, with the protein MTVDNTTVLVVGAGHAGAEAATAIRQAGHVGRIVLVGEENSLPYHRPPLSKAYLAGTATAETLLLKAPAVYEKADIEILSGIRVESIDRATKTATLSDGTQIVYSKLVSPPAVARVRKCCRTQCRRQTV; encoded by the coding sequence GTGACAGTCGACAACACAACAGTATTGGTGGTCGGTGCCGGACATGCCGGAGCTGAAGCGGCAACCGCAATACGTCAGGCTGGCCATGTCGGTCGCATCGTACTGGTAGGAGAAGAAAACTCTCTCCCCTATCATCGTCCGCCGCTATCAAAAGCTTATTTGGCCGGAACCGCCACTGCCGAGACTTTGTTGCTCAAAGCTCCTGCTGTTTACGAAAAAGCCGACATCGAAATCCTATCCGGCATACGTGTCGAAAGCATAGACCGAGCGACCAAAACGGCAACATTGTCTGACGGCACTCAAATCGTCTATTCGAAGCTGGTATCGCCACCGGCAGTCGCCCGCGTCCGTAAGTGCTGCCGGACTCAATGCCGACGTCAAACCGTCTAA
- a CDS encoding MFS transporter, translated as MKLNDPVVGDETKIQVTEDAVPAKSWYALSILTMIYSCHFLDRTMISIIVEPVRAEFHLHDSQIGLLTGLAYGATFAIAGIPIGLLIDRVNRIKLLAILVTIWSGMTILSGIANSYIHLLLARMGVGASEAGGSPASLSLISDLFPPSKRSTAVGYFFLSNAIGATLSIIIGGFVTAQYGWRTAMLLAGIPGIILAAVLILTVRNPKRGCYRHQWHSTGSGCLPPRSDLLHSK; from the coding sequence ATGAAACTGAACGATCCTGTTGTCGGCGACGAAACGAAAATACAAGTCACAGAAGATGCCGTACCTGCCAAAAGCTGGTACGCCCTCAGCATCCTCACCATGATTTACTCCTGCCACTTTCTTGACCGCACGATGATCTCTATCATTGTCGAACCGGTACGAGCAGAATTCCATTTACACGACAGCCAGATCGGCCTACTAACTGGCCTCGCCTACGGTGCGACTTTCGCCATCGCCGGCATCCCGATCGGGCTACTGATTGATCGCGTCAATCGCATCAAATTGCTTGCCATTCTGGTGACCATCTGGAGCGGCATGACCATCTTGTCCGGTATAGCAAACAGTTACATCCATCTGTTGCTTGCGCGCATGGGTGTCGGCGCTTCAGAAGCTGGCGGTTCCCCAGCCAGTCTCTCGCTTATTTCTGATCTATTCCCGCCTAGCAAACGTTCTACTGCGGTTGGCTATTTCTTTCTCAGCAATGCCATTGGCGCTACCCTGAGCATCATCATCGGCGGCTTTGTTACCGCACAATACGGCTGGCGCACCGCGATGCTGCTGGCTGGTATACCTGGCATTATTCTGGCCGCAGTGTTGATACTGACTGTACGTAACCCAAAACGCGGGTGCTACCGACACCAGTGGCATTCCACAGGAAGCGGCTGCCTCCCCCCGCGAAGTGATTTACTTCATAGCAAATAA
- a CDS encoding acyl-CoA dehydrogenase family protein gives MDVADDISSILRDAASTYIAGRYDPADLQKDSLKPRLVDRRLWREMAEMGWLGICLPESVGGSELGLDGAVVLSEVFGRTLFPVPFATAVCMPSELIRVALNDGVSDAAAAIEFSQWIIAGERLLTLAWQERPGQMFVEQAETVLKDGKVSGRKIFVPALEEDSVLLVQVSNDGESAVVAVAADAPGVSYELFASGLGSYATVTFDAAPILHTRPLLQGRSAEAALRRALAAGRIVLSAQLAGLASGCLEKTIKYVGERVQFNRPIGSFQTIQHRCVDLHIDTLLAAASWRNAVHCWPQDESIDISHASDAAISAAKARCGDTAMKVAKQAVQMHGAMGFAEEVDVGFYLRAAMQSASILGDAHAHRRHFVQASAALVAGVAHV, from the coding sequence ATGGATGTGGCAGACGATATTTCCAGCATCTTGCGGGATGCAGCCAGTACCTATATTGCAGGTCGCTACGACCCTGCGGATTTGCAGAAGGATTCGCTGAAACCACGGCTGGTCGATCGCCGTTTGTGGCGAGAGATGGCGGAAATGGGCTGGTTGGGCATCTGCCTGCCGGAATCAGTAGGTGGTTCTGAGTTGGGGCTGGATGGTGCGGTCGTGCTGTCGGAAGTTTTCGGAAGGACTTTATTCCCAGTTCCTTTTGCAACTGCTGTCTGTATGCCATCGGAACTGATACGTGTTGCGCTGAACGACGGCGTTTCTGATGCCGCTGCGGCGATTGAATTTTCTCAGTGGATCATCGCCGGGGAACGACTTCTTACCTTGGCATGGCAGGAGCGTCCAGGACAGATGTTTGTGGAACAGGCGGAAACAGTATTGAAGGACGGTAAAGTTTCTGGCCGAAAAATTTTCGTTCCAGCATTGGAAGAAGATTCTGTATTGCTGGTACAGGTAAGCAATGACGGTGAATCCGCTGTCGTCGCCGTTGCTGCAGATGCACCTGGTGTCAGCTACGAGCTGTTCGCGTCCGGCCTTGGCAGTTATGCCACTGTGACTTTCGACGCTGCTCCGATTTTGCATACGCGCCCCTTGTTGCAAGGACGGTCGGCGGAGGCCGCGCTCAGACGTGCTCTGGCGGCAGGCCGTATTGTGCTGTCTGCGCAACTGGCAGGACTAGCGTCCGGCTGCCTGGAAAAAACCATCAAGTATGTCGGCGAGCGTGTGCAGTTCAATCGTCCTATCGGGAGTTTTCAGACGATACAGCATCGTTGCGTCGATTTGCATATAGATACCTTGCTGGCGGCTGCGAGTTGGCGCAATGCAGTGCACTGCTGGCCTCAAGATGAATCTATCGACATTTCTCATGCAAGCGACGCCGCAATCAGTGCCGCTAAAGCACGCTGTGGCGATACTGCAATGAAGGTTGCAAAACAAGCGGTACAGATGCACGGTGCGATGGGTTTCGCGGAAGAGGTCGATGTCGGGTTTTATCTGCGTGCGGCCATGCAGTCAGCTTCCATTCTTGGTGATGCACATGCGCATCGTCGACATTTTGTCCAGGCCAGTGCGGCCCTTGTTGCAGGAGTAGCCCATGTCTGA
- a CDS encoding acyl-CoA dehydrogenase family protein, giving the protein MSELIADDLVTNLAATPLQRQTLADLPDDVFRSTFRNWLETHYPHEWRQNHRRPFLRLRGEDLRYWLRLLNQHGWRAPAWPHEYGGMGLSFRKQLIYYEEIERLGVARIIDNGETQLGPTLIHCGTDEQRSYYLPRILACEDVWCQGYSEPGAGSDLASLRTQALRDGDSFVVTGQKIWTTHATEGTHIFTLVRTGRYEKKQQGISFLLIDLKAPGVTIRPIANIAGEDEFCEVFFDAVRVPAENLVGELDQGWNVAKALLGHERVWLGSPALASKALTLAESLVEQRGLSNDLGVTDRLSVLQADLHDYRLLYAEICNRIADTEGQPGAEVSVLKVYISELLQRITEFNVEIAAEYGGVIGDVRIADLHTDLHWQLMMARPATIYAGANEVQRDILAKAVLHMPAEIRKTV; this is encoded by the coding sequence ATGTCTGAACTTATTGCTGATGATCTGGTTACCAATCTTGCTGCGACACCATTGCAGCGTCAGACGCTGGCTGATCTGCCCGATGATGTTTTTCGTAGCACATTCAGAAACTGGCTAGAGACGCATTATCCGCACGAGTGGCGACAAAATCATCGCCGACCGTTTCTGCGTTTGCGCGGTGAAGATTTGCGTTACTGGTTGCGTTTGCTCAATCAGCATGGCTGGCGTGCGCCGGCATGGCCGCACGAATATGGTGGCATGGGTCTGAGTTTTCGCAAGCAACTGATCTATTACGAAGAAATCGAAAGACTCGGTGTGGCGCGCATTATCGATAATGGCGAGACCCAACTTGGACCGACGTTGATTCATTGCGGTACCGATGAACAGCGTAGCTATTATCTGCCACGCATTTTGGCTTGCGAAGATGTCTGGTGCCAGGGTTATTCAGAGCCAGGTGCCGGTTCTGATCTTGCGAGCTTGCGTACGCAAGCATTGCGCGATGGCGACAGCTTTGTCGTGACAGGACAAAAAATATGGACCACGCATGCCACCGAAGGTACACATATCTTCACGCTGGTTCGCACCGGCCGCTACGAAAAAAAACAGCAAGGCATCAGCTTCCTGTTGATCGACTTGAAAGCACCTGGCGTCACCATCCGACCGATTGCGAACATCGCTGGTGAGGATGAATTCTGCGAAGTCTTCTTTGATGCAGTGCGCGTACCGGCCGAGAATCTGGTCGGGGAGCTGGATCAAGGTTGGAATGTTGCCAAGGCCTTGCTCGGCCACGAGCGAGTGTGGCTAGGCAGTCCTGCATTGGCGTCAAAAGCACTGACTTTGGCGGAGTCGCTGGTAGAGCAACGTGGACTCTCTAACGATCTGGGTGTGACTGATCGACTGTCGGTTTTGCAGGCTGATCTGCATGATTATCGTTTGCTGTACGCAGAGATATGTAACCGCATCGCGGATACCGAAGGCCAGCCTGGTGCTGAGGTATCAGTGCTGAAGGTATATATCTCCGAGCTCTTGCAGCGTATTACCGAATTCAACGTCGAAATAGCGGCGGAATATGGTGGTGTCATCGGTGATGTACGGATTGCCGATCTGCATACTGATTTGCATTGGCAATTGATGATGGCACGACCGGCGACGATTTATGCGGGTGCCAACGAAGTACAGCGTGACATCCTTGCAAAGGCGGTGCTGCACATGCCAGCAGAGATACGCAAGACGGTTTGA
- a CDS encoding SDR family oxidoreductase, with amino-acid sequence MDLGIRGKVAFVSGGSKGIGRQCAEMLGREGCKVVVAARGQEAIDEAVASIKKAGGEAIGISVDLTKEKDVKRALSVVKESFGSPDIVITNVHGPGPGDFFDHDGEDFVDAFRDLTLSVVFLARETLPDMKKKGWGRLVTIGSGAAKEPPSELKHILANTARASVVSLNKSLANEFGQYGITVNTLGTGWIGSERMYKYLEHVAEEKGLSPDGAMDMLKGLIPVGRPGKPEEMASLAVFLCSAQASYITGNLMAVDGGLHRSAW; translated from the coding sequence ATGGATCTGGGAATCAGAGGAAAGGTAGCTTTCGTATCTGGTGGTAGTAAAGGCATAGGTCGACAATGTGCGGAAATGCTGGGCCGCGAAGGATGCAAGGTGGTGGTTGCAGCACGTGGTCAGGAGGCCATCGACGAAGCTGTTGCCAGCATCAAGAAAGCGGGCGGCGAAGCGATTGGTATTTCAGTCGATCTGACTAAAGAAAAAGATGTCAAACGTGCCTTGTCCGTTGTAAAGGAAAGCTTCGGTTCACCTGACATTGTGATCACCAATGTTCACGGACCAGGACCTGGCGACTTCTTTGATCATGATGGCGAAGACTTTGTCGATGCGTTTCGTGATCTCACCTTGAGCGTCGTCTTTCTGGCGCGCGAAACCTTGCCTGACATGAAAAAGAAAGGCTGGGGACGACTGGTAACGATAGGTAGTGGTGCCGCCAAGGAACCGCCGTCTGAACTCAAGCACATCCTTGCCAATACCGCGCGCGCATCTGTGGTGTCACTCAATAAGTCACTGGCGAACGAATTTGGGCAATACGGTATTACTGTCAATACGCTGGGTACCGGCTGGATCGGTAGTGAGCGCATGTATAAATATCTGGAGCATGTGGCTGAAGAAAAAGGCCTGTCGCCAGATGGTGCAATGGATATGTTGAAGGGGCTTATTCCGGTTGGACGTCCAGGCAAGCCGGAAGAGATGGCGTCGCTGGCGGTGTTCCTTTGCTCGGCACAGGCGTCTTATATTACCGGCAATCTGATGGCGGTAGACGGCGGCTTGCATCGTTCGGCCTGGTAA
- a CDS encoding alpha/beta fold hydrolase → MHEAIQQQIFIGAGNNRLVADVGGDASAPAVILLHGGGQTRHSWGQAQRELINAGYRVILFDARGHGESDWMSDADYSLEGQVGDVIAVARAVGGKPALVGASMGGVNSLIACGNHPDLASCLILVDVTPKLEPKGVEHIHKFMAGNPDGFASIEEAGDAVAAYNPARPRPRNLDGLRKNLRLHDNGRWYWHWDPKIIGGDRNAKLSNISTQMLAASDRIKIPVALVRGKESDVVSPEGAAELRTHIPQLELANIQGAGHMIAGDRNDAFNAAVRDFLARHMPTKK, encoded by the coding sequence ATGCACGAAGCAATCCAGCAGCAAATCTTCATCGGTGCTGGCAACAATCGACTTGTTGCCGACGTCGGTGGTGATGCATCTGCACCAGCTGTGATTCTGCTTCATGGTGGCGGTCAGACTCGCCACTCCTGGGGACAGGCACAACGTGAACTAATCAACGCCGGCTACCGTGTGATCTTGTTCGATGCGCGCGGTCACGGCGAATCGGACTGGATGAGCGATGCTGATTACTCACTAGAAGGACAGGTAGGCGACGTCATCGCTGTCGCCCGAGCAGTCGGTGGCAAACCTGCCTTGGTCGGTGCATCGATGGGTGGCGTCAATTCACTGATCGCCTGTGGCAACCATCCGGATTTGGCAAGCTGCCTCATCCTGGTGGATGTCACGCCCAAGCTGGAACCGAAAGGTGTGGAACATATCCATAAATTCATGGCCGGCAATCCGGATGGATTCGCTAGTATCGAAGAAGCTGGAGATGCTGTCGCTGCCTATAACCCGGCACGACCACGACCGCGCAATCTGGATGGTCTACGCAAGAACCTGCGGCTACACGACAACGGTCGCTGGTATTGGCATTGGGATCCGAAGATCATCGGAGGCGATCGCAACGCCAAGTTATCCAACATTTCGACGCAAATGCTGGCAGCATCGGATCGCATCAAGATTCCAGTGGCACTGGTGCGTGGCAAGGAAAGCGATGTAGTCAGTCCGGAAGGCGCGGCCGAATTACGGACACATATACCGCAGCTAGAACTGGCCAATATTCAAGGTGCAGGCCACATGATCGCCGGCGACCGCAATGATGCTTTCAATGCGGCAGTACGCGATTTTCTTGCGCGACACATGCCGACAAAAAAATAG